From Rhodobium gokarnense:
CATCGATATCGGGAAGGCTGCGCGCGGCAAGGCCGATGCGCAGGGCGAGTTCGCGGGATAGCGGGGCGTCGGACATCGGCCGCGTCTCCTTGGCACGAAGAGGGGTCAGGATCGTATGGAAACAAGACCGAAGGAACCGGACCGGTGGTCGCGGCACGGCGAGCCGGAACGAAACGTCCGCCTGCCGTGCCGTCGTCCCCCCGGTTCCCTCCGTCGAGCGGTGTTACGCCGGGACGATGCAATCGTCCTCCATGCACAGCTCCAGGCAGCGCGGATTGTCGTGCTCGCCCTCGCATTCGGTGCATTTCTCGGCGTCGATGGCATAGACGCCCTTGCGCGGGAAAATCGCGCTGGTCGGGCAATCGGGTTCGCAGTCGCCGCAGGCGGTGCAAACGTCGGCAACAATCATCATGGCCATGATCGGAACTCCCTCAACTGGGGTCAGGCGCGGTTGAAGCGCAAGGTGGTTGGAAAGTCGGGCCGCGGGCTGATCGGTTCGATGAAATATTTCGACCCGTCCGACAGCTCGATGGTGCCGCCCCAGGCGTCGTCGGTATCGGTCTCGACCGAGACCACCGTTTCCTCCAGGTCTTTCTTGGCGACGTAGAACAGGAGCTGTCCGTCGTCGCTTCGTCTCAGCATTACGTTGGGCATGAACGCCTCCTTTAAAAACGCCTCGGGCTCCCCCCGGATCTGCCGCCCCGGCGGGAACCGGGACGGCAGGCGGAGAAAGCCTGAAACGCGGCGACGGGTTTAGCGGACCAGGTCGTAGTTGTAGTCCGTCGTCCCCATGCCCATGGTTTCCTTGTCGAGCTGCTCCAGGACACCGTTGACGAGGGTCGTCAGGATGGTCATGGCGCCCTCGTAGCCGAGGGTGGTGGAGCGGTGCAGGTGATGCCGATCGAAGATCGGGAAGCCGATCCGGATCAGCGGCACCTGGAACTCCTCGCCCTTGTAGCGGGTGTCGCGCTCGATGAACTTGCCGTAGGAGTTGCCGATCATGAAGTCCGGCCTGTCGGTGAAGACCAGCGAGCGCATGTGCCACAGGTCCTTGCCGACATGGACTTCGCAATCCTTGCCGTAGGGGCTGTCGTCGAGGATCTTGTCCATCGCCTTCTTCCAGCGCTTGTTGGCGTGGTGGCAGACGATGTGACGCGGCTCGGCGCCGAGCTCCAGCAGGAACTTGGAAAGACCCATGACGAAGTCGGCGTCGCCCCAAAGGGCGTATTTCTTGCCGTGCAGCCAGGCGTGGCTGTCGGTCATCATGTCGACGAGGCGGCCGCGCTCGGTCTCGATGGAGGCCGGGATCGGCTTGCCGGTCAGCTCCGAGACCTTCATCAGGAAGGCGTCGGTGCCGGCAAGACCCATCGGGATGTCGATGGCCGGGGTCTCGTGGGTCCAGGTCGCCTTGGTGTATTTGCGGGTCTTGACGAGCTGCCAGGGCTGCAGGAGCAGGGTGTCGATGGCGTTCGGCGCGTCCTCGACCTCTTCCCGCTTGGTGCCGCCGGCATACATCCGGTATTCGCCGTCGGCCGGCGTGTCGAGCACCTCGGTGGGATCGCACAGGAACGAGTAGGAAACACCCATCTCCTGCATGTAGCGGTGCATGACCCGGTAGTTGCCGAGATAGGTCTCAAAGCCCGGCACGATGTTGATCTTGCCGTTCGAGCCGACTTCCTTGTCCTCCATGTTGTTGAGGGTGAAGTAGCGGATCGTCCCCTCGAACATGTTGTCCCAGCCGGTCGTGTGCGAGCCGACGAAGCTCGGCGTGTGCGCGAACGGGGTCGGGAAGTCTTCCTCGATGTGACCTTCCTTCTTGGCGTTGCCGATGAAGGCGTTGAGGTCGTCACCGATGACCTCGGCCATGCAGGTGGTCGAGACCATGATCATTTCCGGCTTGTAGAGAGCCTTGGCGTTCTTCAGGCCGTCGAACATGTTCTTCTGGCCGCCGAACACCGCCGCGTCCTCGATCATGGAGTCCGACACGCAGGCGATCGGCTCCTTGAAGTGGCGGTTGAAGTAGGTGCGGAAATAGGCGACGCACCCCTGGCTGCCATGCACATACGGCAGGGTCTTCTCGAAGCCGAGCGAGCACAGCACCGCGCCGAGCGGCTGGCAGGCCTTCGCCGGGTTGATGGTCAGGGCCTCGCGGGAGAAGTTGAGGTCCTTGTATTCCTCGGTGGTCGTCCACTGGAAGATCTCCTCGATCTTTCCCTGGTCGACCTTTTCCTCGAACAGCGCCTGCTTGTCGCCGAGCGACTTCTTGTAGTCCTCTTCCCGGAACAGCGGGTAACTGGGCTTGATGTTATCGACTGTCTGGCTCATCTGGTCCTCCTTCGCGCCACCAATCTGTGAACAAGCGAAGAGTTGGAGTGAAACTGGTCGGGCTACTCGGCCGCTTCCGCGATGTCGGAGCTGCCGCGCTTCCACGGCGGCGTGATCGCGTCCCAGCACGGATTGTTGAGGGTCATGTCCATGTCGCGGGCGAAGATGGCGAAGCCGTCATAGCCGTGATAGGGACCCGAATAATCCCAGGAGTGCATCTGGCGGAACGGAATGCCCATCTTCTGGAAGATGTACTTTTCCTTGATGCCGGAGCCTATCAGGTCGGGCTTCACGCGCTTGACGAATTCCTCGAATTCGTAGCCGGTGACGTCGTCGTAGATCAGCGTCGCGTTGCCCATCTCCTGGATGGTGCGGTCGTAGTCGTCGTTGTGCGCGAACTCGTAGCCCGTGCCGACGACTTCCATGCCGAGATCCTCGTAGGCGCCGATGATGTGGCGCGGACGAAGGCCGCCGACATAGAGCATGACCCGTTTGCCTTCCAGGCGCGGGCGGTACTTGTCGACCACCGCCTGCCACTGCGGGCGATACTTCTCGATGACCCGCTCGGCGCCTTCCTTGATCTTGTCGTCGAAACGCTCGGCGATCTTGCGCAGCGCTTCCTCGATCTTGGTCGGGCCGAAGAAGTTGTATTCCATCCACGGAATGCCGTGCTTTTCTTCCATGTACCGCGAGATGTAGTTCATCGAGCGGTAGCAGTGCAGAAGGTTGAGCTTGGCCTTCGGGGTGTTTTCCATCTCCGCCAGCGTGCCGTCGCCGGACCACTGGGCGATCACGCGAAGCCCCATCTCCTCAAGCAGGATGCGCGAGGACCAGGCGTCGCCGCCGATGTTGTAGTCGCCGATGATGGTGACGTCGTAGTCGGTCGCCTCGAACGCCTTGCCTTCCGACTTCGGGAACACCCAGTCGCGGATCGAGTCGTTGGCGATGTGGTGGCCGAGCGATTGGGACACGCCCCGGAAGCCCTCGCAGCGGACCGGCACCATGGTCTTGCCGTGTTCCTGCGCCTTGGTCTTGGAGACCGCCTCGATGTCGTCGCCGATCAGGCCGATCGGGCATTCCGACTGCACCGTGATGCCCTTGTTCAGCGGGAACAGCATCTCGATCTCGTCGATGATCTTGGCCAGCTTCTTGTCGCCGCCGAAGACGATGTCCTTCTCCTGGAAGTCGGAGGTGAAGTTCATCGTCGTGAAGGTGTTCACGCCGGTGGTGCCGACATAGTAGTTGCGGCGACCGGCACGCGAGTACTGGCCGCAGCCGACCGGGCCGTGCGAAATGTGGATCATGTCCTTGACCGGACCCCACACCACGCCGCGCGAGCCGGCATAGGCGCAGCCGCGGATCGTCATCACGCCCGGCAGCGACTTGCGGTTCGAGGTGATGCACTTGGACGATTTTTCGACCGACTGGTCGTTCGCCGTCAGGTGCTTGGCGCGGTCCTTGGCGGCCTTTTCGGGATAGACCTCGAGAACCTCCTGGATGAGGTCTTCGGTCTCTTGCTTGGTCATTGTCGACATTGGTGTTTCTCCAATTCACCGGAGACCGGGGCGAAGGCGCGGCAACGCCTTCCCCTCCCGTCCGTTTGTGGCGTTACGCGGCGGCGCCGGCTTCTTCGGCCTTCTGGCCGACGATGCTCTCGTCCTCGACTTCCATGATGCCGAACTCCATCAGCAGGTCTTCCAGCTCGTCCATGGAGGCCGGCACCGGGATCACGAACTTCTCGTTGTCGATGATCTTCTGCGCCAGGGTGCGGTACTCGTCCGCCTGCTTCGCCTTCGGGTCGTACTCGATGACGGTCATGCGGCGGATCTCGGCGTGCTGGACGACGTTGTCGCGCGGCACGAAATGGATCATGTGGGAGCCGAGCTTTTCGGC
This genomic window contains:
- a CDS encoding 4Fe-4S binding protein; protein product: MAMMIVADVCTACGDCEPDCPTSAIFPRKGVYAIDAEKCTECEGEHDNPRCLELCMEDDCIVPA
- the nifT gene encoding putative nitrogen fixation protein NifT encodes the protein MPNVMLRRSDDGQLLFYVAKKDLEETVVSVETDTDDAWGGTIELSDGSKYFIEPISPRPDFPTTLRFNRA
- the nifK gene encoding nitrogenase molybdenum-iron protein subunit beta, with translation MSQTVDNIKPSYPLFREEDYKKSLGDKQALFEEKVDQGKIEEIFQWTTTEEYKDLNFSREALTINPAKACQPLGAVLCSLGFEKTLPYVHGSQGCVAYFRTYFNRHFKEPIACVSDSMIEDAAVFGGQKNMFDGLKNAKALYKPEMIMVSTTCMAEVIGDDLNAFIGNAKKEGHIEEDFPTPFAHTPSFVGSHTTGWDNMFEGTIRYFTLNNMEDKEVGSNGKINIVPGFETYLGNYRVMHRYMQEMGVSYSFLCDPTEVLDTPADGEYRMYAGGTKREEVEDAPNAIDTLLLQPWQLVKTRKYTKATWTHETPAIDIPMGLAGTDAFLMKVSELTGKPIPASIETERGRLVDMMTDSHAWLHGKKYALWGDADFVMGLSKFLLELGAEPRHIVCHHANKRWKKAMDKILDDSPYGKDCEVHVGKDLWHMRSLVFTDRPDFMIGNSYGKFIERDTRYKGEEFQVPLIRIGFPIFDRHHLHRSTTLGYEGAMTILTTLVNGVLEQLDKETMGMGTTDYNYDLVR
- the nifD gene encoding nitrogenase molybdenum-iron protein alpha chain — its product is MSTMTKQETEDLIQEVLEVYPEKAAKDRAKHLTANDQSVEKSSKCITSNRKSLPGVMTIRGCAYAGSRGVVWGPVKDMIHISHGPVGCGQYSRAGRRNYYVGTTGVNTFTTMNFTSDFQEKDIVFGGDKKLAKIIDEIEMLFPLNKGITVQSECPIGLIGDDIEAVSKTKAQEHGKTMVPVRCEGFRGVSQSLGHHIANDSIRDWVFPKSEGKAFEATDYDVTIIGDYNIGGDAWSSRILLEEMGLRVIAQWSGDGTLAEMENTPKAKLNLLHCYRSMNYISRYMEEKHGIPWMEYNFFGPTKIEEALRKIAERFDDKIKEGAERVIEKYRPQWQAVVDKYRPRLEGKRVMLYVGGLRPRHIIGAYEDLGMEVVGTGYEFAHNDDYDRTIQEMGNATLIYDDVTGYEFEEFVKRVKPDLIGSGIKEKYIFQKMGIPFRQMHSWDYSGPYHGYDGFAIFARDMDMTLNNPCWDAITPPWKRGSSDIAEAAE